A single window of Vibrio sp. SCSIO 43137 DNA harbors:
- the btsR gene encoding two-component system response regulator BtsR yields the protein MLTALVIDDEILAQEELTELLHETGQVQVIEKASNAIEGLKKINAVKPDVVFLDIQMPQVTGIELLAMLDPDTMPYVVFVTAFDQYAIQAFEDNAFDYLLKPIDTNRLDKTICRLVKQQQMTSNQADYSVLAPTQLEQVPCIGHNRIMIIPVKDVEVVYSDISGVHVQSSQQSASSQLTLKTLEEKTSLLRCHRQYLVNTNQIKEIKLLENGLAEISTLSGHQVPVSRRHLKVLKEKLGIV from the coding sequence ATGTTAACGGCTTTAGTCATAGACGATGAAATCCTTGCTCAGGAGGAGCTGACCGAGCTACTGCATGAAACAGGGCAGGTTCAGGTCATTGAAAAAGCCAGTAACGCCATCGAAGGGTTGAAAAAGATAAATGCCGTTAAGCCCGATGTAGTGTTTCTCGATATTCAGATGCCTCAGGTCACCGGTATTGAACTGCTGGCCATGCTGGATCCGGACACCATGCCTTATGTTGTGTTTGTCACCGCCTTCGATCAGTACGCTATTCAGGCGTTTGAAGACAACGCTTTTGACTACCTGCTAAAACCCATTGATACAAATCGTCTGGACAAAACCATCTGTCGTTTGGTCAAACAGCAGCAAATGACCTCAAATCAGGCTGACTATTCTGTACTGGCTCCAACTCAGCTTGAGCAGGTACCTTGTATAGGCCATAACCGAATAATGATCATTCCCGTTAAAGATGTCGAAGTGGTATATAGTGATATCAGTGGCGTTCATGTTCAGTCTTCCCAACAGTCCGCTTCAAGTCAGCTCACCCTGAAAACTCTTGAGGAGAAGACGTCACTATTACGTTGCCACCGACAGTATCTGGTCAATACCAATCAGATTAAAGAGATAAAACTGTTAGAAAACGGGCTTGCAGAGATCTCAACTCTATCCGGACATCAGGTACCGGTAAGCAGAAGACACCTGAAAGTGCTGAAAGAGAAACTGGGTATTGTCTAA
- the nagZ gene encoding beta-N-acetylhexosaminidase: MGPLWIDIAGYELDAEDRDILDHPTVGGVILFSRNYHDNQQLLALNKSLRSASRNKILIGVDQEGGRVQRFREHFTLIPAAKNFAGQNDGLNLARQAGWMMASEVIAHDIDLSFAPVLDTGHECKAIGDRAFADDTQRVTDYSSAFIGGMRQAGMATTGKHFPGHGGVVADSHLETPVDERSDIFERDMAVFKAQIDGGLLDAMMPAHVIFPHYDSKPASGAEYWLKQILREQLGFKGVVFSDDLNMEGAAIMGSPAERAQQALDAGCDMLLLCNNRASQIEVLDNLQAGKVNGAEALYKKQSYSLDDLKRSSEWKQAREAMQRVIDSANK, translated from the coding sequence ATGGGACCTCTCTGGATCGATATTGCCGGATATGAGCTGGATGCAGAGGATAGAGACATCCTTGATCATCCGACCGTTGGTGGTGTGATATTGTTCAGCCGCAACTATCACGACAATCAGCAGTTGCTGGCGCTAAATAAGTCACTGCGCAGTGCATCCCGTAACAAGATCTTGATTGGTGTCGATCAGGAAGGGGGAAGGGTGCAGCGATTCCGTGAGCATTTTACTCTCATTCCGGCAGCAAAAAACTTTGCAGGGCAGAATGATGGTTTAAATCTGGCCAGACAAGCTGGCTGGATGATGGCATCAGAAGTGATTGCTCATGATATTGACCTTAGTTTTGCTCCGGTTCTGGATACCGGACACGAATGTAAAGCCATAGGTGACCGTGCTTTTGCTGATGATACTCAGAGGGTTACCGACTATAGCTCGGCCTTTATCGGTGGAATGCGGCAAGCGGGAATGGCGACTACAGGTAAGCATTTTCCCGGCCACGGCGGTGTTGTGGCTGACTCTCACCTTGAAACTCCGGTTGATGAGCGTAGCGATATCTTTGAACGTGATATGGCGGTATTTAAAGCACAGATTGATGGCGGCTTGCTGGATGCAATGATGCCGGCACATGTTATCTTCCCTCACTATGATTCGAAACCAGCCAGTGGTGCAGAGTATTGGTTGAAACAGATACTAAGAGAGCAACTTGGCTTTAAAGGCGTGGTTTTTTCTGATGATCTGAATATGGAAGGCGCTGCGATCATGGGCTCTCCGGCAGAGCGGGCACAACAGGCGCTGGATGCAGGCTGTGATATGCTTCTGCTCTGTAACAATCGCGCCTCTCAGATTGAGGTGCTGGACAACCTGCAAGCAGGCAAGGTAAACGGGGCAGAGGCACTGTACAAAAAGCAGAGTTACTCTCTTGACGATCTGAAGCGCAGCTCAGAGTGGAAGCAGGCCAGAGAAGCAATGCAGAGAGTGATAGATTCCGCTAATAAGTAA
- a CDS encoding anhydro-N-acetylmuramic acid kinase has protein sequence MERGSLYIGVMSGTSIDAIDTALVEITSASISLIDQHTTAIPAPVKQAILSIASGEQTNIQAIGQLDNKLGYLYAEAVNQLLEKSAYQAKDITAIGNHGQTVFHQPQGNSSFSMQLGDANIIACKTGITTIADFRRKDMALGGQGAPLVPAFHQSVFAAKDASVVVLNIGGIANISVLQPDKPTIGYDTGPGNMLLDSWISRQLGKAYDHNAEYANSGKIIPELLSLCLQENYFSLTAPKSTGRELFNLGWLEQKLSKLKLDFSGEDVQATLVELTAVSIAEQVKKFQNGSSPELLVCGGGANNPAIMLRLSQLLPQWHVCRTDDKGVSSDSMEAMAFAWLARQRIYNQPSNLPEVTGASKATSLGVIYPAESEEF, from the coding sequence ATGGAAAGGGGCTCTTTATACATTGGCGTAATGTCAGGTACCAGCATAGATGCCATTGATACTGCTCTGGTTGAGATTACTTCCGCTAGTATCAGCTTAATTGACCAGCACACTACTGCCATTCCCGCCCCCGTAAAACAAGCAATACTCTCAATTGCCAGCGGAGAACAGACCAATATTCAGGCCATAGGCCAGTTAGATAATAAGCTCGGATATTTATATGCCGAAGCAGTAAACCAACTGCTGGAAAAATCTGCCTATCAGGCAAAAGATATTACCGCTATCGGTAACCACGGCCAGACAGTCTTCCACCAGCCGCAGGGTAACTCTTCATTTAGCATGCAACTGGGCGATGCCAATATCATTGCCTGTAAAACAGGCATAACGACAATTGCCGATTTTCGTCGCAAGGATATGGCCCTTGGCGGACAGGGGGCACCTTTAGTTCCCGCTTTTCATCAATCTGTCTTTGCTGCAAAAGACGCTTCTGTGGTTGTGCTTAATATCGGTGGCATCGCCAATATCTCTGTTTTACAGCCTGATAAGCCGACCATAGGTTACGATACCGGTCCCGGCAATATGCTGCTGGATAGCTGGATAAGCAGACAGCTCGGTAAAGCCTATGATCACAATGCGGAATACGCTAACTCAGGTAAGATAATCCCAGAATTACTTTCCCTTTGCCTGCAAGAAAATTATTTCAGCCTGACGGCACCTAAAAGTACCGGTAGAGAGCTATTTAACCTCGGTTGGCTGGAACAAAAGCTATCAAAGCTAAAACTTGATTTTAGTGGTGAGGACGTACAAGCAACTCTGGTTGAACTTACGGCTGTCTCTATCGCAGAACAGGTAAAAAAGTTTCAGAACGGCTCCAGCCCTGAGCTACTGGTGTGTGGCGGCGGAGCAAATAACCCAGCCATTATGTTACGCCTATCTCAACTACTGCCGCAGTGGCATGTCTGCCGGACGGATGATAAAGGAGTCAGCAGTGACTCTATGGAAGCGATGGCTTTTGCCTGGCTGGCCAGACAACGTATTTATAACCAACCCAGCAATCTGCCGGAAGTCACCGGAGCAAGCAAAGCAACTTCGCTGGGTGTAATTTATCCGGCAGAATCTGAGGAATTTTAA
- the murQ gene encoding N-acetylmuramic acid 6-phosphate etherase — MTNDALISALSTLVSEGRNPDTMDIDLLPSHKLVQRLNQQDKQVPEAVEKVLPEVAAAVDKITAAFKKGARLVYIGAGTSGRLGVLDASECPPTFGVPSSMVVGLIAGGKQAMFSAVEGAEDSETMGIDDLKAIKFCADDVLVGIAASGRTPYVIAALEYANKLGATTVALSCNPDSPIAELAAIAISPVVGPEALTGSTRLKSGTAQKFVLNMLTTASMIRLGKSYQNLMVDVKASNEKLTARAVRIVMQATDCSAAEARNSLNESDFDVKLSILMILTGMEKEQARLQLDKQNGFLRKVVEKH; from the coding sequence ATGACAAATGATGCATTAATTTCAGCGCTTTCTACCCTGGTCTCCGAAGGTAGAAACCCGGATACCATGGATATTGATCTGCTGCCGAGCCATAAACTTGTCCAGCGCCTTAACCAACAGGATAAACAAGTGCCTGAAGCGGTAGAAAAAGTACTTCCTGAAGTCGCTGCAGCAGTAGATAAAATCACCGCCGCATTTAAGAAAGGCGCCCGCCTTGTCTATATCGGTGCCGGAACCAGCGGCCGGCTGGGCGTACTGGATGCGTCAGAGTGCCCTCCTACATTCGGAGTGCCAAGCTCCATGGTAGTCGGTCTGATAGCAGGTGGAAAACAGGCTATGTTCTCTGCCGTTGAAGGAGCAGAAGATTCTGAAACTATGGGAATAGATGACCTGAAAGCTATTAAGTTTTGTGCTGATGATGTATTGGTCGGTATTGCCGCCAGTGGCAGAACACCCTATGTAATCGCAGCGCTTGAGTACGCCAATAAACTTGGCGCAACCACAGTTGCTCTATCCTGCAACCCTGATTCTCCTATCGCCGAATTAGCGGCTATTGCTATCAGCCCGGTCGTCGGGCCGGAAGCCCTTACCGGATCAACAAGACTGAAATCAGGAACCGCACAGAAGTTTGTTCTGAATATGCTCACCACCGCCAGCATGATACGGCTGGGCAAGAGCTATCAAAACCTGATGGTGGACGTAAAAGCCAGTAACGAAAAGCTCACTGCCCGTGCGGTGAGGATTGTTATGCAGGCGACTGACTGTAGCGCTGCAGAAGCAAGAAACAGCCTGAACGAATCTGACTTTGATGTGAAGCTCTCTATTCTTATGATTCTTACCGGTATGGAAAAAGAACAAGCCAGACTGCAACTGGATAAGCAGAACGGTTTTCTGCGAAAGGTGGTGGAAAAGCACTAA
- a CDS encoding DUF2799 domain-containing protein, which produces MKRALLSGLLIAVISGCAASVDELAKSGDWFEIGYRDGIKGRHSRPFADLQQLGQVNQGEYDQGYLKGVDEYCNPDFAYQIGLSGQYYEGVCEGTENAQKFRMEWQRGWKESQ; this is translated from the coding sequence ATGAAGAGAGCACTGCTTAGCGGATTGCTGATTGCTGTGATATCAGGATGTGCTGCAAGTGTCGATGAGCTGGCTAAAAGTGGTGACTGGTTTGAGATAGGTTACAGGGACGGGATAAAAGGCCGCCATTCAAGACCGTTTGCAGACCTCCAACAGCTGGGTCAGGTTAATCAGGGTGAGTATGATCAAGGCTACCTTAAGGGCGTAGATGAGTATTGTAATCCGGATTTCGCTTATCAGATAGGGCTTTCCGGCCAGTACTATGAAGGTGTTTGTGAAGGAACGGAGAACGCACAAAAGTTTCGTATGGAGTGGCAGAGAGGCTGGAAAGAGTCTCAATAA
- a CDS encoding carbon starvation CstA family protein: protein MMWFLFCIAALIGGYFIYGAFVEKVFGINEKRQTPAHALNDGVDYVPMSTKKVYLVQLLNIAGVGPIFGPIMGALYGPAALLWIVLGCIFAGAVHDYFSGMLSVRNNGASIPTLTGRYLGNGARHFMNVFAIILLLLVGVVFVSAPAGMLTNLVNEQAGMEMSKITMVVLIFAYYIIATIVPVDKIIGRFYPFFGALLVFMSVGLIAAVGFSSEHTILGGFAISDMFTNMNPNNLPLWPALFITIACGAISGFHATQSPLMARCMENEKNGRFVFYGAMIGEGVIAIIWCTLALTFFGSIDGLQEAVKAGGPGNVVYSASFGLLGVFGGILAFLGVVILPITSGDTAFRSSRLILAEYFNVEQKTLPKRLLMAVPLFIIGGILTQVDFGIIWRYFGFANQSTATMMLWTAAAYLLRHNKLHWIATVPAMFMTTVCVSFIMSSAKLGFGLPISLSTVIGVASALAITVYVIKTSKGKGETELADEEKPQVETKTA from the coding sequence ATGATGTGGTTTCTCTTCTGTATTGCAGCCCTGATAGGCGGATACTTTATTTACGGCGCTTTTGTTGAAAAAGTTTTTGGTATTAACGAAAAACGCCAGACACCAGCACATGCACTTAACGACGGTGTTGACTATGTACCTATGTCAACCAAGAAAGTGTATCTGGTTCAACTATTAAACATTGCCGGTGTTGGTCCAATTTTCGGCCCGATTATGGGTGCCCTTTACGGCCCGGCAGCACTACTCTGGATTGTACTTGGCTGTATTTTTGCCGGTGCGGTTCATGACTATTTCTCTGGCATGCTGTCAGTACGCAACAATGGTGCATCCATTCCTACCCTGACTGGTCGTTACCTTGGTAATGGTGCCCGTCACTTTATGAACGTGTTCGCAATCATCCTTCTGCTTCTGGTAGGGGTTGTCTTTGTATCTGCACCGGCGGGAATGCTGACTAACCTGGTAAATGAGCAAGCTGGCATGGAGATGTCTAAAATCACCATGGTAGTTCTGATCTTTGCTTACTACATCATCGCAACTATTGTTCCTGTTGATAAGATCATTGGCCGCTTCTATCCATTCTTTGGTGCCCTGCTGGTATTTATGTCTGTAGGTCTTATCGCTGCGGTTGGTTTCTCAAGTGAACACACTATCCTTGGCGGTTTCGCCATCAGCGACATGTTCACCAACATGAACCCGAACAACCTGCCATTATGGCCTGCACTGTTTATCACTATCGCATGTGGTGCTATCTCTGGCTTCCACGCAACTCAGTCTCCTCTGATGGCCCGTTGCATGGAGAACGAGAAAAATGGTCGTTTTGTATTCTACGGAGCAATGATTGGTGAAGGTGTTATCGCGATCATCTGGTGTACGCTTGCCCTGACTTTCTTCGGCTCAATCGATGGTCTGCAGGAAGCGGTGAAAGCTGGTGGTCCGGGTAACGTAGTTTACTCTGCATCATTTGGTCTGCTGGGTGTGTTTGGTGGTATTCTGGCTTTCCTTGGTGTGGTTATCCTGCCAATCACTTCTGGTGATACCGCGTTCCGTTCAAGCCGTCTGATCCTTGCGGAGTACTTTAATGTAGAACAGAAAACTCTGCCTAAGCGTCTTCTGATGGCAGTACCTCTGTTCATTATCGGCGGTATCCTGACTCAGGTTGACTTCGGTATTATCTGGCGCTACTTCGGCTTTGCTAACCAGTCAACTGCAACCATGATGCTCTGGACTGCGGCGGCTTACCTGCTACGCCACAACAAACTGCACTGGATTGCTACTGTACCAGCCATGTTTATGACTACGGTTTGTGTCAGCTTTATTATGAGCAGTGCTAAACTTGGCTTCGGTCTGCCAATCAGCCTGTCAACAGTAATCGGTGTTGCATCTGCACTAGCTATTACCGTTTACGTCATCAAAACCTCAAAAGGTAAAGGCGAAACTGAACTGGCTGACGAAGAGAAGCCTCAGGTAGAAACTAAAACCGCTTAA
- the ispH gene encoding 4-hydroxy-3-methylbut-2-enyl diphosphate reductase, with the protein MKILLANPRGFCAGVDRAISIVERALDMYQPPIYVRHEVVHNRFVVEGLKQRGAIFVEELSEVPDDNIVIFSAHGVSQAVREEAKARTLTVFDATCPLVTKVHMEVARASKKHMEVVLIGHAGHPEVEGTMGQYASAEGGMYLVEKPEDVLKLEVKDPSHLHYVSQTTLSVDETSAVIEKLRQVYPQIQGPRKDDICYATQNRQDAVRSLAESVDVMVVVGSKNSSNSTRLKELSEKLGTKGYLTDSPEEIKADWFDGVLKIGVTAGASAPEELVDNILKRIQSLGAETIEEVQGREENMFFEVPKELQIKNVG; encoded by the coding sequence ATGAAAATACTACTTGCCAACCCGCGTGGTTTTTGTGCCGGAGTTGATCGGGCGATCAGTATTGTTGAGCGTGCACTGGATATGTACCAGCCTCCTATTTATGTACGACACGAAGTGGTACATAACCGTTTTGTGGTCGAAGGGCTGAAACAGCGCGGAGCGATATTTGTTGAGGAACTGAGCGAAGTACCTGACGATAATATTGTTATTTTCTCTGCTCACGGTGTTTCTCAGGCAGTACGAGAAGAGGCCAAGGCCAGAACCCTGACGGTGTTTGATGCCACCTGTCCGCTGGTAACCAAGGTCCATATGGAAGTGGCAAGAGCCAGTAAAAAACATATGGAAGTAGTGCTTATTGGTCATGCTGGTCATCCGGAAGTAGAAGGCACTATGGGGCAGTATGCCAGTGCAGAGGGCGGTATGTATCTGGTTGAGAAACCTGAGGACGTATTGAAACTTGAAGTGAAAGATCCTTCTCACCTGCACTATGTAAGCCAGACGACTCTGTCGGTAGATGAAACCTCAGCGGTTATTGAGAAGCTTCGTCAGGTTTACCCACAAATTCAGGGACCGAGAAAAGATGATATCTGCTATGCAACCCAGAACCGGCAGGATGCGGTGCGCAGTCTGGCTGAGTCTGTAGATGTAATGGTGGTTGTCGGCTCTAAGAACTCATCAAACTCTACCCGCCTGAAAGAGTTGTCAGAAAAACTGGGTACCAAAGGGTATCTGACAGACAGCCCTGAAGAGATTAAAGCTGACTGGTTCGATGGTGTGTTGAAAATCGGTGTTACTGCCGGCGCATCTGCGCCTGAAGAACTGGTTGATAATATTCTTAAGCGTATTCAGTCGCTGGGTGCTGAGACAATAGAAGAAGTTCAGGGGCGGGAAGAGAATATGTTCTTTGAAGTCCCGAAAGAGCTGCAGATTAAAAATGTCGGCTAA
- the fkpB gene encoding FKBP-type peptidyl-prolyl cis-trans isomerase — protein sequence MSSIKPDSVVTLHFTIKLTDDSVADSTRMSGKPAKFVMGDGSLSENFEKHLLGLKQGDERSVALKAEDAFGLPNPDNIHYMGRAKFAGETSAEVGTIMAFTGPDGMEIPGIITEIAGESVTVDFNHPLAGKDVTFEVEILSVE from the coding sequence GTGAGTTCTATTAAGCCTGATAGTGTTGTTACCCTCCATTTTACCATCAAATTAACCGATGACTCTGTTGCTGACAGTACCCGAATGTCTGGCAAGCCGGCAAAGTTTGTAATGGGAGACGGCAGTTTGAGTGAAAACTTTGAAAAGCATCTTCTGGGGTTAAAACAGGGAGATGAACGCAGTGTCGCCCTGAAAGCAGAAGACGCATTTGGTCTGCCTAATCCGGATAATATTCATTATATGGGTCGCGCTAAATTTGCCGGTGAAACCAGTGCAGAAGTCGGCACTATTATGGCCTTTACCGGGCCAGATGGTATGGAAATACCCGGAATTATTACCGAAATAGCCGGCGAGTCGGTTACCGTTGACTTCAATCATCCTCTAGCAGGAAAAGATGTAACCTTTGAAGTTGAGATTTTATCTGTAGAATAG
- a CDS encoding type II toxin-antitoxin system RelB/DinJ family antitoxin translates to MSSDVKLYPVDQQTKLAFAKVCKEAGLSPKEVLTLFTHAVVNQGAVPTYIRSEQAETYHFDNKPVFQGESANQDDLDNFESQCRFINELMGS, encoded by the coding sequence ATGTCATCGGATGTAAAGCTATATCCAGTAGATCAGCAGACCAAGCTGGCATTTGCCAAGGTGTGTAAAGAGGCAGGTCTTAGCCCGAAAGAAGTACTTACCCTTTTTACTCATGCAGTGGTTAATCAGGGAGCTGTTCCGACTTATATCAGGTCAGAACAGGCAGAGACATACCATTTTGACAATAAGCCGGTATTTCAGGGTGAAAGTGCTAATCAGGATGATTTAGATAACTTTGAATCTCAGTGCCGTTTTATTAATGAGTTAATGGGTAGCTGA
- the lspA gene encoding signal peptidase II: MSRLSSSVKNTGVRWLWLAALVFIADIAIKYVVMNNMGFGWQNRIEVLPFFNFLYVHNYGAAFSFLSDQGGWQRWFFTAIAFAVCTMLIYWMAKLPAKERWNNSAYAMIIGGAIGNVYDRLVHGFVVDYLDFFWGNYHWPAFNLADTAICIGAAMIILDGFRKKNN; encoded by the coding sequence ATGAGCCGACTATCTTCATCAGTTAAAAATACAGGAGTTCGCTGGCTTTGGCTGGCGGCTCTGGTGTTTATTGCTGATATTGCCATCAAATATGTGGTAATGAACAATATGGGGTTTGGCTGGCAGAACCGGATAGAAGTTCTGCCGTTTTTCAATTTCCTCTATGTTCATAACTATGGCGCCGCTTTTAGCTTTTTAAGTGATCAAGGTGGCTGGCAGCGCTGGTTTTTTACTGCTATTGCTTTTGCGGTTTGCACCATGCTTATTTACTGGATGGCAAAATTACCGGCTAAAGAGCGCTGGAATAATAGTGCTTATGCCATGATTATTGGCGGTGCTATTGGCAATGTTTATGACCGTTTGGTACATGGTTTCGTTGTGGATTATCTGGATTTCTTTTGGGGTAATTATCACTGGCCGGCTTTTAACCTTGCTGATACGGCAATTTGTATCGGAGCGGCTATGATAATTCTGGATGGTTTCCGTAAAAAAAATAATTAA
- the ileS gene encoding isoleucine--tRNA ligase, with protein MTDYKDTLNLPETGFPMRGNLANREPEMLKRWYKEDLYGEIRKAKKGKKSFVLHDGPPYANGDIHIGHALNKILKDIIIKSKTLSDFDAPYVPGWDCHGLPIELMVEKKVGKPGQKVTAAEFREKCRAYAAGQVEGQKESFKRLGIMGEWDKPYRTMDFATEANIIRALGKIADEGHLLKGFKPVHWCTDCGSALAEAEVEYKDKVSPSIDVKFKAVDEAALVEKFSVSDGHAGEGDISIVIWTTTPWTLPANRAVAVRADLEYVLIQVEGEQPQRLLVASELAKDVMDRAGIEHFHNLGFCKGADLELMRFQHPFYDFDVPAILGDHVTTESGTGVVHTAPGHGQEDFAVGQQYDLEVANPVGSNGVFLPDTELFAGQHVFKANDAVLDVLKERGALLHHHAYEHSYPHCWRHKTPIIFRATPQWFVSMDQAGLRSKALDAIKGVQWIPDWGQSRIEGMIEGRPEWCISRQRTWGVPIALFVHKETSELHPDSAELIEKVTKLVEQKGIQAWWDVDPAELMGAEDADKYEKVLDTLDVWFDSGVTHYAVVDNRDEFNGNSADMYLEGSDQHRGWFQSSLISSIAMKGVAPYKQVLTHGFVVDGHGRKMSKSIGNVVAPKDVTNKLGADILRLWVASTDYTGEVAVSDEILKRSADAYRRIRNTARFFLANLSGFNPETDIVPVEEMVALDRWAVGRAQAAQAEIVKAYDEYNTHAVTQRLMQFCSIEMGSFYLDVIKDRQYTAKQGGHAQRSCQTALYYIVEALVRWMAPILSFTADEIWNQMPGERSKFVFTEAWYDGLFGLAEGEELNDEFWSSIQEVRSAVNKLLESARNEKTIGGSLQAEVTLFADDALADTIRKLDDELRFVLLTSKAEVKPLSEKSEAAHATEIEGLFVEVNASEAEKCDRCWHHVADVGQIEGHEKICGRCVSNVDGDGEARQFA; from the coding sequence ATGACTGACTATAAAGATACCCTGAATTTACCAGAAACAGGGTTTCCAATGCGCGGTAATCTGGCGAATCGTGAGCCGGAAATGCTTAAGCGTTGGTATAAAGAAGATCTTTACGGTGAAATCCGTAAAGCTAAGAAAGGCAAAAAATCGTTCGTATTACATGATGGCCCTCCGTATGCCAACGGTGATATTCATATTGGTCATGCATTAAACAAGATTCTTAAAGACATTATTATTAAATCCAAAACCTTGTCTGACTTCGATGCCCCATACGTTCCGGGCTGGGACTGTCACGGTCTGCCAATCGAACTTATGGTAGAGAAGAAAGTCGGTAAACCGGGCCAGAAAGTGACCGCGGCAGAATTCCGCGAGAAGTGCCGTGCTTATGCGGCTGGTCAGGTCGAAGGACAAAAAGAGAGCTTTAAGCGTCTAGGAATTATGGGTGAGTGGGATAAGCCTTACCGCACTATGGATTTTGCAACAGAAGCTAATATTATCCGCGCTCTGGGCAAGATCGCTGACGAAGGCCACCTGCTGAAAGGCTTCAAACCTGTACACTGGTGTACAGACTGTGGCTCTGCTCTGGCAGAAGCTGAAGTTGAGTATAAAGATAAAGTTTCCCCTTCTATCGACGTTAAGTTTAAAGCGGTAGATGAGGCGGCGCTGGTTGAGAAATTCTCAGTCTCTGACGGCCATGCGGGAGAAGGCGATATCTCTATTGTTATCTGGACAACAACGCCTTGGACACTTCCTGCCAACCGCGCTGTTGCCGTGCGTGCTGATCTTGAGTATGTACTGATTCAGGTAGAAGGCGAGCAGCCTCAGCGACTGCTGGTTGCTTCTGAGCTGGCTAAAGATGTGATGGATCGTGCCGGTATCGAGCATTTCCACAATCTGGGCTTCTGTAAAGGTGCCGATCTTGAACTGATGCGCTTCCAGCACCCGTTCTATGATTTTGATGTTCCAGCCATCCTTGGCGATCACGTTACGACTGAGTCTGGTACTGGTGTCGTTCATACTGCCCCGGGTCATGGTCAGGAAGACTTTGCTGTTGGTCAGCAATACGATCTTGAAGTAGCAAACCCGGTTGGTTCTAACGGTGTATTCCTGCCGGATACAGAGCTTTTTGCCGGTCAGCATGTATTTAAAGCCAATGATGCAGTTCTTGACGTTCTGAAAGAGCGCGGAGCATTGCTGCATCATCACGCTTATGAGCACAGCTACCCACATTGCTGGCGTCATAAGACCCCGATTATTTTCCGTGCAACGCCGCAGTGGTTTGTTTCTATGGATCAGGCCGGATTGCGTTCTAAAGCGCTTGATGCCATCAAAGGCGTTCAGTGGATCCCTGACTGGGGTCAGAGCCGCATTGAAGGTATGATTGAAGGCCGTCCTGAGTGGTGTATCTCGCGTCAGCGTACCTGGGGTGTGCCAATTGCTCTGTTTGTTCATAAAGAGACATCAGAACTGCACCCTGATAGTGCTGAGCTGATTGAAAAAGTGACGAAACTGGTTGAGCAGAAAGGTATTCAGGCATGGTGGGATGTAGATCCTGCTGAGCTAATGGGTGCTGAAGATGCCGATAAGTATGAGAAGGTTCTTGATACTCTGGACGTCTGGTTTGACTCTGGTGTTACTCACTATGCTGTAGTAGACAACCGTGATGAGTTTAACGGCAACAGTGCCGATATGTACCTTGAAGGTTCGGATCAGCATCGTGGCTGGTTCCAGTCTTCACTGATCTCTTCCATTGCTATGAAGGGTGTAGCGCCTTATAAGCAAGTGCTGACACACGGTTTCGTCGTTGATGGTCACGGCCGTAAGATGTCTAAGTCTATCGGTAACGTTGTTGCGCCTAAAGATGTCACTAACAAACTGGGTGCGGATATTCTGCGCTTATGGGTTGCGTCTACTGACTATACCGGTGAAGTTGCCGTTTCTGATGAGATCCTGAAGCGTAGCGCCGATGCTTATCGCCGTATCCGTAATACTGCGCGTTTCTTCCTTGCTAACCTGAGTGGCTTTAACCCAGAAACAGATATCGTTCCTGTGGAAGAGATGGTTGCTCTGGATCGCTGGGCAGTAGGTCGTGCTCAGGCTGCTCAGGCTGAAATTGTTAAAGCCTACGATGAGTATAATACTCACGCGGTAACGCAGCGTCTGATGCAGTTCTGCTCTATTGAAATGGGTTCTTTCTACTTAGATGTTATCAAAGACCGTCAGTACACAGCTAAGCAGGGCGGACACGCTCAGCGCAGTTGTCAGACGGCTCTTTACTACATCGTAGAAGCCCTGGTTCGCTGGATGGCGCCGATCCTCTCTTTCACAGCCGATGAAATCTGGAACCAGATGCCGGGTGAAAGAAGCAAGTTTGTCTTTACTGAAGCATGGTATGACGGTCTGTTTGGTCTTGCTGAAGGCGAAGAGCTGAACGACGAGTTCTGGAGCTCAATTCAGGAAGTGCGCAGTGCAGTAAACAAACTGCTTGAGTCAGCCCGTAATGAGAAGACCATTGGTGGTTCGCTTCAGGCGGAAGTAACACTGTTTGCTGATGACGCTCTGGCTGACACTATCCGTAAGCTGGATGATGAGTTGCGCTTTGTGCTGCTGACATCGAAAGCGGAAGTTAAGCCGCTTAGCGAGAAGTCAGAAGCGGCTCATGCCACAGAGATTGAAGGTCTGTTTGTTGAGGTCAACGCCTCTGAAGCTGAGAAGTGCGATCGCTGCTGGCACCATGTTGCTGATGTTGGTCAGATTGAAGGTCATGAGAAAATCTGTGGCCGCTGTGTGTCTAATGTTGATGGTGACGGCGAAGCGCGTCAGTTTGCTTAA